A portion of the Sphaerochaeta pleomorpha str. Grapes genome contains these proteins:
- a CDS encoding methylenetetrahydrofolate reductase, translated as MKVTDILSQAKKPLFTFELVPPLKGGNAETLLDTVRQLSVFEPAYINVTNHQREVVYIERPDGLLQRKTVHKRPGTVALSALIQYTFNIPVVAHLICGGMNADEIEDTLVELNFLGIDNVLALRGDPPVGQKRFVPVEGGYDHSDQMVSQIIALNNGIYLDHELKNPQKTNFCVGVAGYPEKHGEAPNLSNDMANLKRKVDCGAGYIVTQMFFDNAVYYRFVDEARKAGITVPIIPGIKPIGSKRDLLTIPQTFHVDFPSELVDLLSQAKTLQDVKEVGVYWCKKQATDLIANGVPGVHFYTLGKAESVSRVVKDVY; from the coding sequence ATGAAAGTAACAGACATACTCAGCCAGGCAAAAAAGCCTTTGTTTACCTTTGAACTTGTACCTCCCCTTAAAGGGGGGAATGCAGAGACCTTGCTTGACACCGTAAGGCAACTCAGTGTTTTCGAGCCGGCATATATCAATGTTACGAACCACCAGAGGGAAGTCGTCTATATCGAACGTCCCGATGGGCTGTTGCAGCGGAAAACGGTGCATAAGCGTCCAGGGACCGTTGCCCTTTCTGCGTTGATCCAGTACACGTTCAATATCCCAGTTGTCGCTCATCTGATCTGCGGTGGCATGAATGCGGACGAGATTGAGGATACCTTGGTCGAATTGAACTTTCTTGGCATAGACAACGTGCTTGCTTTAAGGGGAGACCCCCCTGTAGGGCAGAAGCGGTTTGTCCCGGTTGAGGGCGGATACGACCATTCCGATCAGATGGTTTCCCAGATCATTGCCCTAAATAACGGAATATATCTCGACCATGAGTTGAAAAACCCGCAGAAAACCAATTTTTGTGTTGGCGTTGCAGGCTATCCTGAAAAACACGGGGAGGCCCCGAACCTTAGCAACGATATGGCAAACCTCAAGAGAAAAGTTGATTGCGGGGCCGGTTATATCGTTACCCAGATGTTTTTCGACAATGCGGTATATTATCGTTTTGTCGATGAAGCTAGGAAAGCCGGCATTACGGTCCCCATTATTCCAGGGATAAAGCCCATTGGAAGCAAAAGGGACCTTTTGACCATACCCCAGACCTTTCACGTGGATTTTCCCTCTGAACTGGTAGATTTGCTTTCCCAGGCAAAAACCTTGCAGGATGTGAAGGAGGTTGGGGTATATTGGTGCAAGAAACAAGCTACCGACCTTATTGCCAACGGAGTTCCCGGAGTTCATTTTTACACCCTTGGCAAGGCAGAGTCTGTGTCCCGTGTAGTCAAGGATGTGTATTGA
- the metH gene encoding methionine synthase encodes MDRQQYLLKLLSERVLVLDGAMGTMIQNQGLRDEDFYLEDIKAVGCNELLSLTRGDVIFDIHTQYLQAGSDIITTNTFCANSFNLEEYGLSSEVETLNRAACEIAREAAADFERTQEKYAFIAGTLGPTNRSLAFSSDVDDPSFRKSDFKGFEEMYLQQAGVLLDGGVDLLLIETVFDTLAAKAAIRSCFKAMEEKERKVPVMVSVTFSDLSGRTLSGQTLEAFVSSLAPFPIFSLGLNCSTGPEQMVPLIEKLSAISPFFVSAHPNAGFPDKEGHYTLTPRQLADQMAPVLGKGCLNIVGGCCGTTPEHIQALKEATNRAKVHVKNERPPVLVLSGLERLEVRDGSFLVIGERTNVAGSKKFARLIKEENWEEALSVARNQIAQGAQVIDICMDASMLDAPKAMVAFLRQVASDPSVSKVPVMIDSSDWEVIEIALGEIQGKGIVNSISLKEGEEKFLSHARLIASYGCAMVVMLFDEKGQADHYERKIAIAKRSYDLLVQAGIKPEDIIFDANVLSIATGIDEHDLYAKDFIRASLWIKENLPFAHTSGGISNLSFSFRGNDVLRNAMHAMFLAFAKLDMAIINPGADRNLDSIPPHARAIIGKALLPEDTKAAQARQNLIDLALSGELTKPTQTKEKTKEEAWKSLGPEERLAEAIFHGENTFLQTDLASLDSMDPIQLVEGPLMYGMKKVGKLFGEGKLFLPQVVRSARTMKLAVDILEPRITAYLTDVNNKIGFQKKKIAVMATVKGDVHDIGKNIVNLILTCNNFEVIDLGVMVPPQKILASALEHKADLVGLSGLITPSLKEMASVVSLFEANGCTIPLFVGGATTSELHTAVKLAPLYSSAVIQTKDASSMALAAQKVVGAQKGEYLAELSKRYELLRNDTFFARYPRTAVSLPSVGYTQALSLVQQKALGTPAKNYGIFTIDHFALDELLPLVNWKMYSTSWKVPVGTSESEKLISDALEMLADPQIIRLLESGCKAVCGLFPATSDRMTVSAGTGKFHFLRNESTGLCLADYVAKESDTVGLFVVSSSLSIGEYLKELKEKGDDYRALSLQLICDRLVEVLAEKTERFLADRWGSKNLGFIRPAPGYPAWSDHSEKKGIFDLLGATDAIGVRLTENFAMDPSSSICAMVFGGDDPRYFSVGNVSQEQLDQYAKAKGLSAPDLATILQGME; translated from the coding sequence ATGGATAGACAGCAATATCTTTTGAAACTCCTCTCTGAGCGGGTTCTGGTTCTCGATGGAGCCATGGGGACTATGATTCAGAATCAAGGTCTCAGAGATGAGGATTTTTACCTGGAGGACATAAAGGCCGTCGGATGCAATGAACTGCTTTCCCTCACCAGGGGCGATGTGATCTTTGACATCCATACACAGTACCTGCAGGCAGGCTCCGACATCATTACTACCAATACCTTCTGTGCCAATAGTTTCAACCTCGAGGAGTATGGGCTTTCAAGTGAAGTGGAAACCCTGAACCGGGCTGCCTGTGAAATAGCAAGGGAGGCTGCTGCCGATTTTGAACGTACCCAGGAAAAGTACGCATTCATTGCAGGAACCCTGGGACCTACCAACAGAAGCCTCGCCTTTTCCTCTGATGTCGATGACCCTTCTTTCAGGAAAAGCGATTTTAAGGGTTTCGAGGAAATGTATTTGCAGCAGGCTGGCGTTTTGCTTGACGGTGGTGTCGACCTGCTTCTCATCGAAACTGTTTTCGATACCCTTGCAGCAAAGGCTGCCATACGTTCCTGTTTCAAAGCAATGGAAGAAAAGGAACGCAAAGTCCCTGTCATGGTAAGCGTAACCTTCAGCGATTTGAGCGGAAGGACTTTGAGCGGACAGACTTTGGAAGCCTTTGTTTCTTCTTTGGCTCCTTTCCCGATTTTCTCGCTTGGTTTGAATTGTTCAACCGGCCCAGAGCAGATGGTTCCCCTTATTGAAAAACTGAGCGCAATATCCCCATTTTTTGTAAGTGCGCACCCCAATGCAGGGTTCCCTGACAAAGAAGGTCACTATACCTTGACCCCAAGGCAATTGGCAGACCAGATGGCTCCCGTGCTAGGGAAAGGATGCCTGAATATCGTTGGTGGCTGCTGTGGCACAACCCCTGAGCACATACAGGCTCTCAAAGAGGCCACCAATAGGGCCAAGGTGCATGTGAAAAACGAAAGGCCCCCGGTTCTTGTCCTCTCCGGGTTGGAGAGACTCGAAGTCAGGGATGGGTCCTTTCTGGTTATAGGGGAAAGAACCAATGTAGCCGGTTCGAAAAAATTTGCCCGACTGATCAAGGAAGAGAACTGGGAAGAAGCGCTTTCTGTAGCCCGGAACCAGATTGCACAGGGTGCACAGGTCATTGATATCTGCATGGATGCCTCAATGTTAGATGCCCCGAAGGCCATGGTCGCTTTTCTTCGTCAGGTGGCCAGTGATCCTTCGGTTTCAAAAGTCCCTGTTATGATTGACTCTTCGGATTGGGAGGTCATTGAAATAGCGTTAGGGGAAATCCAGGGTAAAGGAATTGTGAATTCCATAAGCCTGAAGGAAGGAGAGGAAAAATTCCTTTCCCATGCCCGCCTCATTGCTTCCTATGGGTGCGCAATGGTAGTCATGTTGTTTGATGAAAAAGGACAGGCTGACCATTATGAACGCAAAATTGCGATCGCCAAGCGCAGCTATGACTTGTTGGTACAGGCAGGTATCAAGCCCGAGGACATTATCTTCGATGCAAATGTACTTTCCATAGCGACCGGGATAGATGAACATGATCTCTATGCCAAGGATTTTATCCGGGCTTCTCTCTGGATCAAGGAAAATCTTCCGTTTGCCCATACAAGCGGAGGAATCAGCAATCTTTCATTTTCCTTCCGGGGAAACGATGTCTTGAGAAATGCAATGCATGCCATGTTCCTTGCTTTCGCGAAACTGGATATGGCCATCATCAATCCAGGAGCAGACAGAAACCTTGACTCAATTCCTCCCCATGCCCGGGCAATTATTGGAAAAGCTTTGCTTCCTGAGGATACAAAAGCTGCCCAAGCGCGGCAAAATCTCATTGACCTTGCCCTGAGCGGGGAACTTACCAAGCCTACGCAAACCAAGGAAAAGACAAAGGAAGAGGCATGGAAGTCACTCGGTCCGGAAGAGAGGTTGGCTGAAGCCATTTTTCATGGTGAAAACACGTTCCTCCAGACTGACTTGGCATCCTTGGATAGCATGGATCCCATACAACTTGTCGAGGGGCCTTTGATGTATGGCATGAAAAAAGTTGGGAAGCTCTTTGGCGAGGGCAAGCTGTTTCTGCCTCAGGTTGTCCGAAGTGCAAGAACGATGAAACTCGCTGTTGATATCCTAGAACCTAGGATTACTGCCTATTTGACTGATGTAAACAATAAAATAGGCTTTCAAAAGAAAAAGATTGCGGTTATGGCTACGGTAAAAGGGGATGTCCACGACATTGGGAAAAACATTGTCAATCTCATCCTTACCTGCAATAACTTTGAAGTTATCGACCTTGGGGTTATGGTTCCTCCCCAGAAAATCCTTGCATCTGCCTTGGAACATAAAGCTGACCTGGTAGGTCTCAGTGGCCTGATAACCCCTTCGTTGAAAGAGATGGCCTCTGTTGTCTCCCTTTTTGAGGCCAATGGTTGCACCATTCCCCTGTTTGTAGGGGGAGCTACCACCAGCGAATTGCACACTGCCGTGAAACTGGCACCTTTGTATAGCAGCGCGGTTATCCAGACCAAGGATGCTTCTTCCATGGCCCTTGCAGCCCAGAAAGTCGTGGGTGCCCAAAAAGGTGAGTATCTAGCTGAACTCTCAAAACGGTATGAGCTGTTACGCAACGATACTTTTTTTGCCCGATATCCGAGGACTGCCGTATCCTTGCCTTCCGTAGGGTATACCCAAGCGCTTTCTTTGGTGCAGCAGAAAGCTTTGGGCACACCTGCAAAGAATTATGGGATTTTTACGATCGACCACTTTGCCCTTGATGAATTGCTTCCGTTGGTTAACTGGAAGATGTACAGCACTTCCTGGAAAGTCCCTGTTGGAACCAGTGAATCTGAAAAACTGATAAGCGATGCCTTGGAAATGTTAGCCGATCCTCAAATCATCCGGCTTCTCGAATCCGGCTGCAAGGCTGTATGTGGACTGTTCCCTGCAACAAGCGACCGCATGACTGTCTCGGCCGGTACAGGAAAATTTCATTTTCTCCGCAATGAGTCGACAGGGTTGTGCCTTGCCGATTATGTGGCAAAGGAATCTGATACTGTCGGGTTGTTTGTGGTGAGTTCTTCCCTTTCCATCGGTGAATATCTGAAGGAACTCAAAGAGAAGGGGGATGACTACCGCGCACTGTCCTTGCAGCTGATCTGTGACCGGTTGGTGGAAGTGCTCGCCGAAAAAACCGAGCGGTTCCTCGCAGACCGGTGGGGTTCAAAGAATCTGGGCTTCATTCGTCCGGCCCCTGGGTATCCTGCTTGGAGCGATCATAGTGAAAAGAAGGGTATTTTTGATTTGCTCGGGGCTACCGATGCAATCGGGGTACGTTTGACCGAGAACTTTGCCATGGATCCTTCTTCAAGTATCTGTGCCATGGTGTTCGGGGGCGATGACCCTAGATATTTCAGTGTCGGAAACGTATCGCAGGAACAACTTGACCAGTATGCCAAGGCAAAAGGGCTTTCCGCCCCTGACCTTGCCACAATCCTTCAAGGTATGGAATAA
- a CDS encoding UPF0280 family protein has translation MYESRTYRQRMGATRFNSVSLSVGESDLWIGFQPSSVDSHSFTLEAARYLRKLRNEIINYPDKTFLTSYSPISQKGVATPFLSSMFRASLASGTGPMASVAGAVAQSVGSYLKERFALTEIVVENGGDLYIDVLEELSVKLFAPGNALSGKLSLVVDPLHSPIGICTSSGKIGHSYSFGKADAVMVACFDAALADAYATAFCNRVKTPRDVQEICNEMNQLPDIISAVVLLDDKLALCGQLEVRT, from the coding sequence ATGTATGAGAGTCGAACCTACCGCCAGAGGATGGGTGCTACCCGTTTCAATTCAGTTTCCCTTTCAGTTGGGGAAAGCGATCTCTGGATCGGATTTCAACCATCTTCGGTAGATTCGCATTCTTTTACCTTGGAAGCGGCAAGGTACCTGAGGAAACTCCGAAATGAGATTATCAATTATCCTGATAAAACATTTCTGACGAGTTATAGCCCAATTAGCCAGAAAGGGGTGGCAACTCCTTTCCTTAGTTCCATGTTCAGGGCTTCCCTTGCCTCTGGGACTGGTCCCATGGCAAGCGTGGCTGGGGCGGTGGCGCAATCTGTTGGCAGCTATCTGAAAGAAAGGTTTGCGCTAACGGAAATTGTTGTGGAGAATGGCGGGGATTTATACATTGATGTCCTGGAAGAGCTATCTGTTAAACTATTTGCACCAGGTAATGCACTTTCAGGCAAGCTTTCTCTGGTTGTAGACCCTCTTCACAGTCCTATTGGTATCTGTACTTCATCGGGGAAGATAGGCCATTCCTACAGTTTCGGCAAAGCCGATGCCGTTATGGTAGCCTGTTTCGATGCAGCCCTTGCCGATGCCTATGCAACAGCTTTCTGCAACAGGGTAAAGACCCCCCGCGATGTACAGGAAATTTGCAATGAAATGAATCAGCTGCCCGATATCATATCGGCAGTTGTGTTACTTGATGACAAATTGGCTCTTTGCGGCCAGTTGGAGGTACGTACCTAA
- a CDS encoding NIL domain-containing protein — protein sequence MKKRYALRFSPTLVELPLVGKLVRTYDVDINILNADVASGKGGKLIVELSGTEKAIGDSVQWLLGVGVTVSEMVKELIFEEAGCINCGSCTAVCFSKALSMDKDWHLAYDASLCVVCGLCVHACPMKLFALSTEKEA from the coding sequence ATGAAAAAACGCTATGCTTTGAGATTTTCACCTACCTTGGTAGAGCTGCCGCTGGTCGGGAAACTTGTCAGGACCTACGATGTTGACATCAATATACTGAATGCCGATGTGGCCTCAGGAAAGGGCGGAAAGCTTATTGTCGAACTCTCCGGAACGGAGAAGGCCATTGGCGATAGTGTGCAATGGCTCTTGGGAGTTGGCGTAACCGTTTCCGAGATGGTCAAGGAACTCATCTTTGAAGAGGCTGGCTGCATCAACTGTGGTAGTTGTACTGCCGTCTGTTTCTCCAAAGCATTGTCGATGGACAAAGATTGGCACCTTGCCTATGATGCTTCGCTTTGTGTGGTCTGCGGACTTTGTGTCCATGCCTGCCCCATGAAGCTTTTTGCACTTTCGACGGAGAAAGAGGCATAG